In Beutenbergia cavernae DSM 12333, the DNA window GACCGGTGCGGCGTCGCGGTCCCCGACGCCGCCGCCGCGGAACGCTGGCGGCGCCTGTCCGGGGACGACGTCGGCGCGCTGCTCGGCGCCCAGGCGGCGGCGCTCGCCGTCGCGGGGGGTGCCGGCGCCGAGCCGGAGCCGCCGGTGCTCGCGAGCTCCATCGTGTCCTCCCGCCTCCTGGCGCGGATCGCCGCCGCCCACGGCCTGCGCCACCGGTCCACGCTCACCGGCTTCAAGTGGATCAGCCGCGTGCCCGGGCTCGCGTACGGCTACGAGGAGGCGCTCGGCTACTGCGTGGATCCGGCGGCGGTCCGCGACAAGGACGGCATCAGCGCCGCCGTGCGGGTCGCGTCCCTCGCCGCCGCGCTGCGCGCCGAGAACCGCTCGCTCGATGATGCCCTCGACGACCTCGCCCGGGAGCACGGGCTCCACGTCACCGCTCCGCTGACGGTCCGCGTCGACGACCTCGCGCTGATCCCGGCCGCCATGCGCCGCCTGCGGGAGCACCCGCCGACGTCGCTGGCGGGCTCGCCCGTCGTCCGATCCGTCGACCTCACGCTCGGGCTGCGCGTCGCCACGCCGGAGGGGCACTACGACGTCCCGCCGACGGAGGGCCTGCTGTACGAGACGCAGGACGGCGACCGGGTGATCGTGCGGCCCAGCGGAACCGAACCGAAGCTCAAGGCGTACCTCGAGGTGGTGCAGGAGGTGGGCCCCGGGGACCTCGCGCCGGCCCGCGCTGACGCCGCCGCCCGGCTCGCCGACATCACCGCCGACCTGCGCCGGGCGATCGGCCTCGACGGCACGGCCGCCGGCACCCCGACGAGCCGCTAACGTCGTGCCATGACGGTTCCCGCCGCCGACGACGCCCGAGACGCCGACGCGCACGGCCTCTCCTGGACGCTGCTCACGCTCGCCCGCCTCGCGACCGAGCGCACGCGTGACGAGATGCCCGTAGGTGCCGTGCTCGTCCTGTACCACCTGCGTCGATCCGGCTCGATGCGCATCACCGAGCTCGCAACCCTCGTGGGGCTCGACATCTCGACGATCTCCCGGCGCGTCGGCGCGCTCGAGGAGGAGGGCCTCGTGGAACGCGTCGGCGACCCGGCCGACGCGCGTGCCGCGCTGATCGGGCTCACTCCCGCCGGCGCCGACCGCCTGGCGCTGTTCTCGGCACGACGCCAGGCGGCGCTGGACGAGCTCGTCGCAGCGTGGTCGCCCGAGGACCTCGCCACGTTCAGCCGGCTCGCCGCGCTGCTGCGCGACTCCCTCGACGAGACGCTCCGCGGCGAGCGCCGCACCCGCTAGGGGCGCGTCCGCGAGCGCGGTCGCGCCGCCCGCTCAGCCGGCGAGCTCCGCGAACGCCGGCAGGATCTGCTCCGCGACGATCGCCTCGAGCACGTCGTGGTGCGCGAAGCCGTTGAACGCGGCCGTGAGCGTCGCGGCCTCGACGTCGTCCAGCGTCCAGCCCGCCTCGGCGGCCAGCAGCGAGATCTCGCGACTCATCGACGTGCCGGACATGAGGCGGTTGTCCGTGTTGATCGTCACCGCGAAGCCCAGGTCACGCAGCATCGTGATCGGGTGCGTCGCGATCGACTCGGCGGCGGCCGTCTGCAGGTTGGAGCTGGGGCAGATCTCGAGCGGCACCTGCCGGTCGCGCACCCAGTGCGCCAGCACCCCGAGCCTCGCGCCGTCGACGGAGCCGTCCGCGGCCAGCTCGATGTCCTCGTCGATCCGGACGCCGTGGCCGATCCGCAGCGCGCCGCACAGCTGCAGCGCCTCCCAGATCGCGTCGGCGCCGGACGACTCCCCCGCGTGGATCGTCACCGGGAAGGACGACCGGCGCAGCAGCGTGAACGCCTCGAGGTGGTTGCTGGGCGGGAACGCGGCCTCCGCGCCCGCGATGTCGAACCCGACCACGCCCGCGTCCCGGTTCGCGAGGGCGAGCTCGGCGATCTCGACGCCGCGGTCCGCGTGCCGCATCGCCGTGACCAGCGTGCCGACGGTGATCGTCCGGCCCGCCTCGGCGGCCTCCGCCACACCCTCGTCGAAGCCCTGCTGGACGGCGTCGACCACCTCCTGCAGCGACATCCCCTGCTGGAGGTGCTGCTCGGGCGCGTACCGCTGCTCGGCGTAGACGACGCCGTCGGCGGCCAGGTCGAGCACGGACTCGCGGGCCACGCGGCGCAGGGCGTCGGGCGTCTGCATGACGGCGATCGTGTGGTCGAACGTGGTGAGGTACCGCTCGAGCGACCCGGAGTCGGCGGCCTCGACGAACCAGGCGCCGAGCTCCGCGGGGTCGGTGGTCGGCAGCTCGTGCCCCGCCTCGGCGGCGAGCTCGACGATCGTCGCGGGGCGCAGCCCGCCGTCGAGATGGTCGTGCAGCACGACCTTCGGCAGCGCCGCGACGAGCTCGGGCGTGAGGGCGGGCGGTTCGGCGGTGAGATCGGCAGCGGCCATGGTCGCTACCGTAGCGCCGCTCTCAGCGCCCGAACGCCTCGACGGGCAGCACCGCCCAGGCCACGTGCGTCCATCCGCCGAGCGCCGCGTGCGGCCGACGACGGCCGAGCAGCTCCTCGGCCTCGATCGCGACGACGGCGCCCCGGCCGGGTTCGTAGAGGCGCAGCTGCCCGGCGGGTGCCGACGGCGCCGGGACCGCGAGCACGACGTGCCGCGGGAGGGCCGTGTCCCAGCCGGACGCGACGTCGCCACCGGTGTAGAGCGGGACGCCGATCCCCAGGTCGTTGGCCGCGCGGACCGTCTCGAGCACGGCGCGCGTCGCGGCGACGTCCGTGTCGTCGACGACGACGTCCGTGTACCGCACGCCACGGAAGCGCGCTTCGCGGGCGGCACCCCACGGCGGCGTGCCGAACCGCCGCGGCCACGGCAGCCCGGCGACGGCGTCGCGCCGCGCGCGTTCGTGCACGGACCTTTGCGCGAGGGCGAGCCGCCGCTCGGCGCTCGGCTCCGCGAGCTCGTGCGGGGCGAGCATGGACAGCTCAGGTGGCCGGACGCCGCTCCGTGAACCGGCCACGAGCCACGCGGCGAGGTCCGGGTCGCCCGCGGCCGCGAGCATGAGCAGCACGCTCGCGCCGCACGTCACCGGGCTGAGCTGCCGTGCCACGGCGCCGCCCAGGCGGATCGTGCCGGTGCGCCCCCCGCGCAGCGGCGCACGGATCTCGCGACGCTGCCGGGTACTCAGGGCGGGGTCGAGCTCGACGGGCTCGACGTCCGCGGGCGCACGCAGCCGGCTCGGGAGCGGCCGCCCGCGCTTCGCCGCGGGGACGCGCCACCCGAGCATGCCGAGGGCCCTGCTGAGCGACAGCGGCTCAGGCATCGCCGCCTCCGAGGACGATCCCGACGACGGCGAGCGCCGTGCCGGCCGCGGCGACGGCGACGACCGCCGCGACCAGCCGCGCGAGCCGGTCCCAGGGGCCGCGGCCGGGCCGGCGCACCCAGACCAGGACGCCGACCACGAGCGCGAGCGCGCCGACGGCGGCGAGCGCGGAGAGCGGTTCCGCCCCGCGGCGCAGCGCGCC includes these proteins:
- a CDS encoding adenosine deaminase, translating into MAAADLTAEPPALTPELVAALPKVVLHDHLDGGLRPATIVELAAEAGHELPTTDPAELGAWFVEAADSGSLERYLTTFDHTIAVMQTPDALRRVARESVLDLAADGVVYAEQRYAPEQHLQQGMSLQEVVDAVQQGFDEGVAEAAEAGRTITVGTLVTAMRHADRGVEIAELALANRDAGVVGFDIAGAEAAFPPSNHLEAFTLLRRSSFPVTIHAGESSGADAIWEALQLCGALRIGHGVRIDEDIELAADGSVDGARLGVLAHWVRDRQVPLEICPSSNLQTAAAESIATHPITMLRDLGFAVTINTDNRLMSGTSMSREISLLAAEAGWTLDDVEAATLTAAFNGFAHHDVLEAIVAEQILPAFAELAG
- a CDS encoding DUF202 domain-containing protein codes for the protein MMRVPEVAGLADDDGAQPQRTALAWQRSVLAAVLGALLVALGALRRGAEPLSALAAVGALALVVGVLVWVRRPGRGPWDRLARLVAAVVAVAAAGTALAVVGIVLGGGDA
- a CDS encoding MarR family winged helix-turn-helix transcriptional regulator; its protein translation is MTVPAADDARDADAHGLSWTLLTLARLATERTRDEMPVGAVLVLYHLRRSGSMRITELATLVGLDISTISRRVGALEEEGLVERVGDPADARAALIGLTPAGADRLALFSARRQAALDELVAAWSPEDLATFSRLAALLRDSLDETLRGERRTR